A genomic segment from Daphnia carinata strain CSIRO-1 chromosome 1, CSIRO_AGI_Dcar_HiC_V3, whole genome shotgun sequence encodes:
- the LOC130691092 gene encoding LOW QUALITY PROTEIN: transmembrane channel-like protein 7 (The sequence of the model RefSeq protein was modified relative to this genomic sequence to represent the inferred CDS: inserted 1 base in 1 codon): MPPGSRVIPRLKMTDRSSLCSRGTSVTGNGIKEAKEKPHHLQSTATTMSTFPVDEAKEDKKVSWETMLPSNRTNTIDIRTWGKTTSRTRQMSTLRHGGTPTDEVELGMMPDLSEGLPNEEEMWQKMQQIRSLPITMGEKRILKAELRVAQNLRVHGLELIRFRKRQIWHRVQSSALQILSFFSPWKQTIRSIEANFGTGVGSYFLLIRWQMLLNFFITFFVVALILVPWEIGQSSCTNLNFTVLSPSQSALDGCSRSNNASSCNDECMARNDSCWLEYRESVMTTIANHSSQPLLLIQDAVQGTGWLEYTVAFYGYYQPAFLPWGNDQIYNFALAYELIVYFLLLFSLTCMAKSVATGFKDNIGLGRSWLHQFSDLAFTSWDYCIDSSEVAHLKKKAILHAFRVALADKAYATEKAERNMREKIYLFLLRLSVNLLVIGTLSLAGYIIYLVTSFSERFRGSIQGETGSFSNPEDFQILMIGFLPSIIITALNFLVPILFRAVVRFERFSATFEIKLTLVRTVMLRLASLLVLVLTLYGSLKKNXGPNCNSDQDAPCWETYVGQQLYRLCLFDVFVTFFITLLIEFPLALVFRRSVPPTSRWTCIANPEFNLVGSTLDITYSQSICWLGMFYCPILPIITTVKCFIVFYVKYFSLLLYSSPPSRIYGASSSTSLFMNVLLVSFISCVLPLGYHVTSLQPSVSCGPYRGFGTVWSAISNEVDALSDTFKKILFFFGSAGFFVPAILILLVALYYYRSKAVAHRAVVESLTSQLVLEAEDKHFLIARLSAVGKQHVQV; encoded by the exons ATGCCTCCCGGATCTAGAGTAATACCTCGCCTG AAAATGACAGACAGATCAAGCCTTTGTTCTCGTGGAACATCAGTTACTGGAAATGGTATTAAAGAAGCCAAGGAAAAGCCTCATCATCTACAAAGTACTGCCACAACAATGTCTACCTTCCCAGTTGATGAGGCTAAAGAAGATAAAAAGGTGTCATGGGAGACAATGTTACCAAGTAACAGAACAAACACAATAG ATATTAGAACATGGGGGAAAACTACCTCCAGAACTAGACAAATGTCTACTCTTCGTCATGGTGGCACTCCAACTGATGAAGTTGAATTGGGGATGATGCCTGATCTCTCTGAGGGTCTACccaatgaagaagaaatgtggCAAAAAATGCAACAGATACGATCCCTTCCCATCACTATGGGAGAAAAAAGGATCCTAAAAGCTGAATTAAGG GTTGCACAAAACCTTCGCGTTCACGGTTTGGAATTGATTCGATTCCGAAAACGACAAATTTGGCACAGAGTACAGTCTTCTGCGTTAcaaattttatcatttttctcTCCATGGAAACAAACAATCCGTTCAATTGAAGCCAACTTTGGCACAG GAGTCGGATCATATTTCCTCCTTATCAGATGGCAGATGCTACTAAATTTTTTCATTACGTTTTTCGTGGTGGCATTGATTCTTGTTCCATGGGAAATTGGGCAAAGTTCGTGTACAAACCTAAATTTCACCGTATTGTCTCCATCACAGTCGGCATTAGATGGATGCAGTCGATCTAACAATGCCTCTTCCTGCAATGATGAATGTATGGCCAGAAACGATAGTTGCTGGCTTGAATATCGTGAATCGGTCATGACGACGATAGCAAATCATTCTTCACAGCCACTATTATTGATTCAA gATGCGGTGCAAGGCACTGGATGGTTGGAGTATACAGTAGCATTTTACGGATACTACCAACCGGCATTCCTTCCGTGGGGGAATGATCAAATCTACAATTTTGCGTTGGCTTATGAACTCATTGTCTACTTCCTCCTACTCTTCAGTTTGACGTGCATGGCCAAGTCGGTTGCCACTGGCTTCAAAGACAATATCGGACTTGGCAGGTCATGGCTTCATCAGTTTTCCGATTTAGCTTTTACGTCATGGGACTATTGCATCGACAGTTCCGAAGTTGcccaccttaaaaaaaaggccattcTACATG ctTTTCGGGTAGCTTTGGCTGATAAAGCATATGCCACCGAGAAAGCAGAGAGAAATATGCGGGAAAAAATTTACCTTTTCTTGCTAAGGCTTTCAGTCAACCTTCTTGTTATTGGAACCTTGAGTCTAGCTGGCTATATCATTTATCTGGTCACATCATTTTCAGAAAGATTTCGGGGGAGTATTCAAGGAGAAACCGGCTCATTTTCGAATCCTGAAGATTTCCAAATCTTAATGATAGGATTTCTACCGTCTATTATTATAACTGCGCTGAATTTTTTAGTGCCGATCCTCTTTCGAGCCGTCGTTCGATTCGAGCGTTTCAGTGCTACTTTTGAAATTAAGCTCACTCTAGTGAGAACCGTTATGCTCCGATTGGCTTCTCTTTTGGTACTTGTTTTGACTCTGTACGGCAGCTTGAAGAAGA GAGGACCTAACTGCAATTCCGATCAAGATGCACCATGCTG GGAAACATATGTCGGTCAACAACTCTACAGGCTTTGCCTATTTGACGTTTTCGTCACATTCTTCATTACGCTTCTGATCGAGTTTCCTTTGGCACTAGTCTTCCGTCGTTCGGTGCCTCCCACAAGTCGTTGGACATGCATAGCTAATCCCGAATTCAATCTAGTCGGAAGCACCCTTGATATTACTTACAGTCAGTCAATCTGTTGGCTGGGAATGTTCTACTGCCCAATTTTGCCAATTATTACTACAGTCAAatgtttcattgttttctaCGTCAAATATTTCAGCCTGTTGTTATACTCGTCCCCACCCTCTCGCATTTATGGTGCATCAAGCTCCACGTCTCTTTTCATGAATGTCTTATTGgtatcttttatttcttgtgtTCTTCCTTTGGGATATCACGTCACCTCATTGCAGCCCTCAGTCTCCTGTGGACCTTATCGTGGTTTTGGTACTGTTTGGTCGGCAATATCCAATGAG gttGATGCATTGTCGgatacgtttaaaaaaattcttttcttcttcggatCAGCGGGGTTTTTTGTTCCTGCTATTTTGATTTTACTTGTCGCTCTCTATTACTATCGCTCTAAAGCGGTAGCGCATCGTGCCGTAGTCGAGTCTCTTACTTCGCAACTAGTTCTCGAAGCTGaagataaacattttttgattGCTAGGCTATCTGCCGTTGGTAAACAGCATGTACAAGTTTGA
- the LOC130691194 gene encoding E3 ubiquitin-protein ligase RNF8-like isoform X2, with amino-acid sequence MVSTFPGALLRRIGTKELDYKSIQLDCDEVTIGRSKENSYAIADLLVSRKHAVFRLNKDQWTVESVGMNGIAVNHIIVPKHQQIPIQHMDTIELGAGSKFVYAFRLQSADVVNEEPLAKRMRLPLATRNYPSLNDSPEAFHNWVRSKKNLEKTLEEESDNLDAKLELQKSLKDKLVLEQEKLNEHLEKAKAVLESKFAEEKKELEKKVARGEMEKNELQRQKEDVEKRMLISLQEFQVECAKKKTYFEESVARANREKEMLLEQKELVVQQLLREKNVLQERLEEESRLKEKTINELAQIKLSHQSLEQELNEARRKIEEETKQHQQKGSEDALRLRRMQEELAEREARLNAKEREIVEIQSRAAIGLEMYETIQLLQQGQEIENTGNIVVVMDDGQSSNNPSLTEQELEKVREELRIQKELNELQQEASSKACIDIVGQMESIMENELQCGICSELMVFATSLNCMHTFCHYCVQQWKKNKVECPICRAPITTEGRNLLIDNMIDAMVKTLSEETKKRRKELVRERQEQTDGTRIVDQPTNSRGQGRTRRTAGRTVSNAPSSTVRSTVATVPSTVTLPQAVRPRVSVARQAGRPLVQRGPSTAPVRGTLNRSTAPAPTFPNPQLPGPAVMQNARPSQLGPRH; translated from the exons ATGGTGTCAACATTTCCAGGGGCTCTTCTGCGAAGAATAGGTACAAAGGAATTGGATTACAAGAGCATACAACTGGACTGTGATGAG GTCACCATTGGTCGATCTAAAGAAAATTCCTATGCAATTGCTGATCTTTTAGTGTCTCGGAAGCATGCTGTTTTCAGATTGAACAAAGATCAGTGGACTGTTGAAAGTGTT GGAATGAATGGTATTGCTGTAAACCATATTATTGTGCCAAAGCATCAGCAGATACCCATCCAGCACATGGATACTATCGAGTTGGGCGCAGGTTCCAAGTTTGTTTACGCATTCCGTCTTCAGTCAGCAGACGTAGTAAACGAAGAACCACTTGCCAAGAGGATGAGGCTGCCACTTGCTACTAGAAATTACCCTTCACTAAATGATTCCCCGGAGGCATTTCATAACTGGGTCCGCTCTAAGAAAAACCTTGAAAAAACGCTTGAAGAGGAAAGTGATAACTTGGATGCCAAATTAGAACTACAGAAGTCGCTGAAAGATAAGTTGGTGCTCGAACAGGAGAAACTCAACGAGCACTTAGAGAAAGCTAAAGCAGTTTTGGAATCAAAATTTgctgaagagaaaaaagaactggagAAAAAAGTTGCTCGCGgagagatggaaaaaaacGAGTTACAACGTCAGAAGGAAGATGTAGAAAAGCGAATGTTAATCAGTTTGCAAGAGTTTCAG GTGGAAtgtgcaaagaaaaaaacttatttcgAAGAGAGTGTTGCGCGGGCTAACAGGGAAAAGGAGATGCTTCTTGAACAAAAAGAGTTGGTCGTACAGCAGCTTTTGCGTGAAAAGAACGTTTTGCAA GAGCGCCTAGAAGAGGAGAGTcgcctgaaagaaaaaacaattaatgaaCTGGCCCAAATAAAACTATCTCATCAGTCATTAGAGCAAGAATTGAATGAAGCACGTCggaaaattgaagaagaaaccAAGCAACATCAACAGAAAGGGAGTGAAGATGCACTCCGTCTTCGCCGGATGCAGGAGGAGTTGGCCGAGCGTGAAGCCCGTTTAAACgctaaagaaagagaaattgttGAAATTCAG AGCCGTGCTGCTATCGGTCTGGAGATGTATGAGACCATTCAACTCCTTCAGCAAGGACAAGAAATAGAGAATACGGGGAATATCGTGGTTGTTATGGATGATG GTCAATCGTCAAATAATCCTAGTTTGACTGAGCAAGAATTGGAAAAAGTACGCGAGGAATTACGTATTCAAAAAGAGCTTAATGAGCTTCAGCAAGAGGCATCTAGCAAAGCTTGTATTGACATTGTAGGACAAATGGAAAGCATCATGGAGAACGAGCTTCAATGTGGAATTTGCTCTGAGCTTATGGTTTTC GCTACGTCACTGAATTGTATGCACACCTTCTGCCATTACTGTGTCCAGCAgtggaaaaagaataag GTGGAATGCCCAATTTGTCGAGCCCCAATTACCACAGAAGGAAGAAATCTCTTGATAGATAACATGATCGATGCCATGGTCAAAACGCTGTCcgaagaaacaaagaaacgaagaaaggAACTGGTGCGGGAACGCCAAGAGCAAA CTGATGGAACACGAATAGTGGATCAACCAACAAATAGCCGAGGACAAGGCCGTACACGTCGCACTGCAGGACGCACAG TTTCAAATGCTCCCTCGTCAACAGTGCGTTCCACCGTGGCTACAGTTCCTTCCACGGTTACTCTGCCACAAGCCGTCAGACCCCGAGTATCGGTGGCGCGACAAGCAGGTCGTCCACTAGTTCAGAGGGGCCCTTCTACAGCTCCCGTTAGGGGCACTTTGAATCGCTCCACGGCACCTGCACCAACATTTCCTAATCCTCAGCTTCCTGGCCCTGCCGTAATGCAAAATGCACGTCCATCACAACTCGGTCCAAGGCATTGA
- the LOC130691194 gene encoding E3 ubiquitin-protein ligase RNF8-like isoform X1: MVSTFPGALLRRIGTKELDYKSIQLDCDEVTIGRSKENSYAIADLLVSRKHAVFRLNKDQWTVESVGMNGIAVNHIIVPKHQQIPIQHMDTIELGAGSKFVYAFRLQSADVVNEEPLAKRMRLPLATRNYPSLNDSPEAFHNWVRSKKNLEKTLEEESDNLDAKLELQKSLKDKLVLEQEKLNEHLEKAKAVLESKFAEEKKELEKKVARGEMEKNELQRQKEDVEKRMLISLQEFQVECAKKKTYFEESVARANREKEMLLEQKELVVQQLLREKNVLQERLEEESRLKEKTINELAQIKLSHQSLEQELNEARRKIEEETKQHQQKGSEDALRLRRMQEELAEREARLNAKEREIVEIQSRAAIGLEMYETIQLLQQGQEIENTGNIVVVMDDGQSSNNPSLTEQELEKVREELRIQKELNELQQEASSKACIDIVGQMESIMENELQCGICSELMVFATSLNCMHTFCHYCVQQWKKNKVECPICRAPITTEGRNLLIDNMIDAMVKTLSEETKKRRKELVRERQEQSKRLNKQKTLEQLVMIQNITFGTIQADGTRIVDQPTNSRGQGRTRRTAGRTVSNAPSSTVRSTVATVPSTVTLPQAVRPRVSVARQAGRPLVQRGPSTAPVRGTLNRSTAPAPTFPNPQLPGPAVMQNARPSQLGPRH; this comes from the exons ATGGTGTCAACATTTCCAGGGGCTCTTCTGCGAAGAATAGGTACAAAGGAATTGGATTACAAGAGCATACAACTGGACTGTGATGAG GTCACCATTGGTCGATCTAAAGAAAATTCCTATGCAATTGCTGATCTTTTAGTGTCTCGGAAGCATGCTGTTTTCAGATTGAACAAAGATCAGTGGACTGTTGAAAGTGTT GGAATGAATGGTATTGCTGTAAACCATATTATTGTGCCAAAGCATCAGCAGATACCCATCCAGCACATGGATACTATCGAGTTGGGCGCAGGTTCCAAGTTTGTTTACGCATTCCGTCTTCAGTCAGCAGACGTAGTAAACGAAGAACCACTTGCCAAGAGGATGAGGCTGCCACTTGCTACTAGAAATTACCCTTCACTAAATGATTCCCCGGAGGCATTTCATAACTGGGTCCGCTCTAAGAAAAACCTTGAAAAAACGCTTGAAGAGGAAAGTGATAACTTGGATGCCAAATTAGAACTACAGAAGTCGCTGAAAGATAAGTTGGTGCTCGAACAGGAGAAACTCAACGAGCACTTAGAGAAAGCTAAAGCAGTTTTGGAATCAAAATTTgctgaagagaaaaaagaactggagAAAAAAGTTGCTCGCGgagagatggaaaaaaacGAGTTACAACGTCAGAAGGAAGATGTAGAAAAGCGAATGTTAATCAGTTTGCAAGAGTTTCAG GTGGAAtgtgcaaagaaaaaaacttatttcgAAGAGAGTGTTGCGCGGGCTAACAGGGAAAAGGAGATGCTTCTTGAACAAAAAGAGTTGGTCGTACAGCAGCTTTTGCGTGAAAAGAACGTTTTGCAA GAGCGCCTAGAAGAGGAGAGTcgcctgaaagaaaaaacaattaatgaaCTGGCCCAAATAAAACTATCTCATCAGTCATTAGAGCAAGAATTGAATGAAGCACGTCggaaaattgaagaagaaaccAAGCAACATCAACAGAAAGGGAGTGAAGATGCACTCCGTCTTCGCCGGATGCAGGAGGAGTTGGCCGAGCGTGAAGCCCGTTTAAACgctaaagaaagagaaattgttGAAATTCAG AGCCGTGCTGCTATCGGTCTGGAGATGTATGAGACCATTCAACTCCTTCAGCAAGGACAAGAAATAGAGAATACGGGGAATATCGTGGTTGTTATGGATGATG GTCAATCGTCAAATAATCCTAGTTTGACTGAGCAAGAATTGGAAAAAGTACGCGAGGAATTACGTATTCAAAAAGAGCTTAATGAGCTTCAGCAAGAGGCATCTAGCAAAGCTTGTATTGACATTGTAGGACAAATGGAAAGCATCATGGAGAACGAGCTTCAATGTGGAATTTGCTCTGAGCTTATGGTTTTC GCTACGTCACTGAATTGTATGCACACCTTCTGCCATTACTGTGTCCAGCAgtggaaaaagaataag GTGGAATGCCCAATTTGTCGAGCCCCAATTACCACAGAAGGAAGAAATCTCTTGATAGATAACATGATCGATGCCATGGTCAAAACGCTGTCcgaagaaacaaagaaacgaagaaaggAACTGGTGCGGGAACGCCAAGAGCAAAGTAAAAgactaaataaacaaaaaaccttGGAACAACTTGTCATGATTCAAAATATTACGTTTGGAACGATACAAGCTGATGGAACACGAATAGTGGATCAACCAACAAATAGCCGAGGACAAGGCCGTACACGTCGCACTGCAGGACGCACAG TTTCAAATGCTCCCTCGTCAACAGTGCGTTCCACCGTGGCTACAGTTCCTTCCACGGTTACTCTGCCACAAGCCGTCAGACCCCGAGTATCGGTGGCGCGACAAGCAGGTCGTCCACTAGTTCAGAGGGGCCCTTCTACAGCTCCCGTTAGGGGCACTTTGAATCGCTCCACGGCACCTGCACCAACATTTCCTAATCCTCAGCTTCCTGGCCCTGCCGTAATGCAAAATGCACGTCCATCACAACTCGGTCCAAGGCATTGA
- the LOC130691525 gene encoding cyclin-dependent kinases regulatory subunit-like — protein MPPNEIQYSDKYTDENFEYRHVILPAEMAKLVPRTHLMTETEWRNLGVQQSPGWIHYMVHNPEPHVLLFRRPKE, from the exons ATGCCTCCAAACGAAATTCAATATTCTGACAAATATACAGatgaaaattttgaatacaG ACATGTAATTTTGCCGGCGGAAATGGCCAAGTTGGTGCCTCGAACACACCTAATGACGGAAACAGAATGGAGGAATCTGGGAGTTCAACAAAGTCCTGGTTGGATACATTACATGGTCCATAATCCAG agCCACATGTGTTACTTTTCAGACGTCCAAAAGAATAA
- the LOC130691530 gene encoding DNA-directed RNA polymerase II subunit RPB7 isoform X2, whose amino-acid sequence MFYHIALEHEILLHPRYFGPQLMETVKQKLFTEVEGTCTGKYGFVIAVTTIDNIGAGIIQPGQGFVVYPVKYKAIVFRPFKGQVLDAVVTQVNKSIPSDMQFDPNSTPPCYKTQDEDVVIQQDDEIRIKIVGLRVDATDIFAIGTLMDDYLGLVS is encoded by the exons ATGTTCTACCAT ATTGCGTTAGAGCACGAGATTCTCTTGCATCCCCGGTATTTTGGTCCTCAGTTGATGGAAACTGTAAAACAGAAACTGTTTACAGAAGTAGAAGGAACATGTACTGGAAA GTATGGATTTGTGATTGCTGTGACTACAATTGATAATATTGGAGCTGGAATCATACAACCTGGACAAGGATTTGTTGTCTATCCTGTGAAATACAAAGCAATTGTGTTCCGGCCATTCAAAGGACAGGTTTTGGATGCAGTAGTAACACAAGTTAACAAG TCCATTCCATCAGATATGCAATTTGATCCCAACTCAACCCCTCCTTGCTACAAAACCCAGGATGAAGATGTTGTTATTCAACAGGATGATGAAATCCGAATAAAAatagttggattaagagttgacgCTACTGATATT tttgctATTGGAACACTTATGGATGACTACTTGGGTTTAGTCAGTTGA
- the LOC130691530 gene encoding DNA-directed RNA polymerase II subunit RPB7 isoform X1 — protein MFYHIALEHEILLHPRYFGPQLMETVKQKLFTEVEGTCTGKYGFVIAVTTIDNIGAGIIQPGQGFVVYPVKYKAIVFRPFKGQVLDAVVTQVNKVGLFTEIGPLSCFISRHSIPSDMQFDPNSTPPCYKTQDEDVVIQQDDEIRIKIVGLRVDATDIFAIGTLMDDYLGLVS, from the exons ATGTTCTACCAT ATTGCGTTAGAGCACGAGATTCTCTTGCATCCCCGGTATTTTGGTCCTCAGTTGATGGAAACTGTAAAACAGAAACTGTTTACAGAAGTAGAAGGAACATGTACTGGAAA GTATGGATTTGTGATTGCTGTGACTACAATTGATAATATTGGAGCTGGAATCATACAACCTGGACAAGGATTTGTTGTCTATCCTGTGAAATACAAAGCAATTGTGTTCCGGCCATTCAAAGGACAGGTTTTGGATGCAGTAGTAACACAAGTTAACAAG GTTGGACTTTTTACAGAAATTGGACCTTTGTCTTGTTTCATCTCAAGACAT TCCATTCCATCAGATATGCAATTTGATCCCAACTCAACCCCTCCTTGCTACAAAACCCAGGATGAAGATGTTGTTATTCAACAGGATGATGAAATCCGAATAAAAatagttggattaagagttgacgCTACTGATATT tttgctATTGGAACACTTATGGATGACTACTTGGGTTTAGTCAGTTGA
- the LOC130691494 gene encoding uncharacterized protein LOC130691494, with protein MYFSVFWLMLIVVWESMAFQESKAVTDVMDQHDGHMLEQTSSMSKGKGLTSRASPMISKHEEMIYQKFDTAEYKPSMEILAVGFQYNNETTTLRVSVYVGIPEINGETYSAPPFRKQSLSTASPQSNPMTEKFTNFEFYLTALPNGISSEPPTTCLNDNFLQHSSRNVMVGCPRTKGSSRYDKHNIDDNHTSCVGRDVRNFTVTFNHVYSAYYCLLIQPQVNRHTRRTFTRMLHYETNRSQTSADITRWQTTIDLQPMPSSQGISVAFTLPNSTYQIMSGQLRVYLMQMSGERCNDSKLVQSVWSEILKMEPEKQFAEMAFFGKPPGIYCVVVEPIDERCNGNNFWKVKGGTCRRHSAKAVKLQASPSHIESNGNNKPLVIVRTPTTDVWANFYIICAFALGLVLISLLGIMLFYRHRHKKRLRQRRQQYLAGWEPSTDVSRAQSNISDVTSMKKLLNEQRNDISNDCDHILNNGIVENILCTHFSVLLLYRRDDAQVSQRATDLRKRLQSECGDKVKVYDYGDESQWEEMSIEGLDWLPNRIYGNQETNGCFNRIVVIHSPLQPKIRKEKKQENDGDMECLNPLIIEQLPEAMVHCQRNGHLCSTTDHEFLYGMQLLKGCIRESGDSCVNVEKQQRGQQSASPYRRVFNVRYTDMIDNQLSETENQNIAYPDLTVAPFTCYLLPGHFNQLLQHLTSTQ; from the exons ATGTATTTCTCAGTTTTCTGGTTGATGTTGATTGTGGTTTGGGAGAGCATGGCCTTTCAGGAATCCAAAGCTGTCACAGATGTGATGGATCAGCAC GATGGCCATATGCTTGAACAGACATCCAGCATGAGTAAGGGCAAGGGTCTTACCAGCCGTGCTTCCCCTATGATTTCCAAGCATGAAGAAATGATCTACCAAAAATTTGATACAGCAG AATACAAACCAAGCATGGAAATTTTAGCTGTTGGATTTCAGTATAATAATGAAACTACGACGCTCCGTGTGTCTGTCTATGTCGGTATTCCGGAAATCAACGGTGAAACCTACAGCGCGCCCCCATTTAGAAAGCAATCCTTATCCACCGCATCGCCTCAGTCGAATCCAATGACGGAGAAGTTCACCAATTTCGAATTTTATTTGACAGCTTTACCGAACGGAATTTCATCGGAACCACCTACAACCTGTTTAAATGACAATTTTTTACAACATTCAAGTCGAAATGTTATGGTCGGCTGCCCTCGTACTAAGGGCTCGTCACGGTATGACAAACACAATATCGATGACAATCACACTTCCTGCGTCGGCAGAGACGTG AGGAATTTTACAGTTACCTTTAACCATGTCTATTCTGCATACTATTGCCTTCTGATTCAACCTCAAGTGAATAGGCATACGCGCAGAACGTTCACTCGCATGTTACACTATGAAACGAATAGAAGCCAAACATCAGCTGACATAACCAGATGGCAGACCACGATAGACTTGCAGCCAATGCCTAGCAG TCAAGGCATTTCGGTGGCCTTTACGTTACCTAATTCTACCTACCAAATAATGAGTGGCCAACTCCGAGTGTATTTGATGCAAATGTCTGGCGAAAGATGCAACGACAGCAAACTAGTCCAAAGCGTTTGGTCAGAAATCCTGAAAATG GAACctgaaaaacaatttgcaGAAATGGCTTTTTTCGGAAAGCCTCCTGGTATTTACTGCGTTGTCGTGGAGCCAATAGATGAAAGGTGCAATGGTAATAACTTCTGGAAAGTCAAAGGAGGAACGTGCCGCCGGCACTCTGCAAAAGCCGTGAAGCTCCAAG CTTCGCCATCACACATAGAAAGCAACGGAAATAACAAGCCGTTGGTCATCGTTAGAACACCAACAACTGACGTCTGGGCCAACTTCTACATTATCTGTGCTTTCGCCCTCGGTCTAGTACTCATCTCTTTGCTCGGTATAATGTTATTTTATCGCCATCGCCACAAAAAGCGCCTCCGGCAACGTCGCCAACAGTATCTTG CTGGGTGGGAACCGAGCACGGATGTTTCGCGGGCCCAGTCAAACATCTCTGATGTCACCAGCATGAAGAAGTTGTTGAATGAACAACGGAATGATATTAGCAACGACTGCGATCATATTCTTAACAATGGAATAGTCGAAAATATATTGTGTACTCATTTCTCCGTTTTGCTGCTATATCGCCGAGACGATGCTCAAGTGTCTCAACGTGCAACTGACCTTCGAAAACGACTGCAATCCGAATGCGGAGACAAAGTGAAG GTGTACGATTATGGAGATGAAAGCCAATGGGAAGAAATGTCCATCGAAGGACTGGATTGGCTGCCAAATCGTATCTATGGAAATCAAGAGACCAATGGTTGTTTCAACCGAATTGTTGTCATCCATAGTCCATTGCAACCgaaaatcagaaaagaaaaaaaacaagaaaatgacgGGGATATGGAATGCTTAAACCCGTTAATTATTGAGCAGTTGCCTGAGGCGATGGTCCATTGCCAAAGAAATGGTCATCTTTGCTCTACGACTGATCACGAATTTCTCTACGGTATGCAACTCTTGAAGGGCTGCATACGTGAATCTGGTGACAGTTGTGTAAATGTAGAGAAACAGCAGCGTGGCCAACAGTCTGCAAGTCCTTACAGACGTGTCTTTAATGTCCG GTACACGGACATGATAGACAACCAGTTATCTGAAactgaaaatcaaaatattgcATATCCTGATCTTACGGTGGCACCGTTTACTTGTTACCTTTTACCTGGGCATTTCAATCAACTCTTACAGCACTTAACCTCAACGCAATAA